Below is a genomic region from Rhinoraja longicauda isolate Sanriku21f chromosome 34, sRhiLon1.1, whole genome shotgun sequence.
TCTTGTTGTCCCGGGCCGCATTGCCGGCCAGTTCGAGGATTTCTGCCGTCAGATACTCGAGCACAGCAGCCAGATAGACCGGGGCTCCGGCACCAACACGCTGAGCATAGTTGCCCTTTCTCAGGTGCCTGTGTACACGGCCAACCGGGAACTGCAATCCGGCCCGGGAGGAGCGAGACTTGGCCTTGGCCCGAGCTTTGCCGCTGGTTTTTCCTCGTCCAGACATCTCCCGAATCTTGCACACGCAGAATGAGAAAATGATCACAGACTCGCCCTTCTTGTACATTTTTGAGGAATCCAGTGAACCGCTGATGATTGGTGAAAAAGCACCTGATCTCATTGGTCAAAAGAATAACCCAATCATTGAACTGTTTTTTCTACCAATCAAAACCCGCAACAAAAGCGATGAAAATAACTGCCACTCCCTCTAAAACCAGAACTTTGAAATAGCCCGCCAAACTATAAATCTGGATGTCAATACAATTTGTTACATCACATAATCATTGCTTTTCTGTTTATCATTTTTTATGTAAGTGTATTGTGTTAAGATGTTAATTATACTGCTGTGAGTAAGAATTCCATAGTTCCGTTGACGGCATATTtgataattaaacattcttgattaTTGACCACCTTGAACCCCGAGCAATACGGCACAACCCAGTAAATTTACGATTTATTTGGGCCGGCAACCGATCACAAAAAAAGATTTTCGGCATCAATTAGCGATCGGTCACCTGGTAAACGGTGTCGGATTATCGTCTGgtcccttttcacaaaagtcggAGCTTGGGCTACAGTGTGAAAAGTTCCTCCTTGAAAGACTATGAACGAATTGCCAAGTAGAAATGCAATTTGGAACAGTTACAGAGATGAAGACAGGAGTTAATAAACCGTAATACCCATAATAAATAAAACAACAGCACTAATCAGCTGCCCGTGGGCACAACTTATGGTGACTGGGACAAGCAAACGTGAAGTAGTTTTACTTCTGTTTAATGGACAGGAACGTAACGTGGATACCGGGAATATCCCGCGTATTGTAACATTTCATCACTAAACATAATGTGAAATAATTTGCCTAACAAAAATATCCTGAAACAATTCTGCTGCGATTCAATGTCGAAACATTAGGACAACTCTTTCTGCGAGAATGTGGgtggctcttaaaagagccgTTGGGTTTTCGGTATTTTGTCAACAATGTGTGGATCTTTACTTGGAGCTGGTGTACTTGGTCACCGCCTTTGTCCCTTCCGACACGGCGTGCTTGGCCAGCTCCCCGGGAAGAAGCAGGCGCACGGCGGTCTGAATCTCTCGGGAGCTGATGGTAGATCTCTTGTTGTAATGGGCCAGGCGGGAAGCCTCGCCTGCGATGCGCTCGAAAATATCGTTGACGAACGAGTTCATGATACTCATGGCCTTGGAGGAGATGCCAGTGTCGGGGTGAACCTGCTTCAtcactttgtagatgtagatgCCGTAACTCTCCTTCCTCGACCTCCTGCGCTTCTTGCCCGCTTTCCCTGTAGGTTTCGGCAAAGCTTTCTTTGCGCCCTTCTTGGCAGCTGCTTTCGACGTCTCAGGCATTTCCTCGGTGGATTTCAAACACAGAAGTGACCAGAAGCCGCTCGGAGCGCGGATTAAATAAGCAGCGCGTCGCCCTATGCTAATGAAGGATGGAGCAGGAGCGGATCGTCATTGGATGGTGGGAGACATGAATAATTACACCTCCCCTTAACCGCTCTGATTGGATATCTGAGGGGGAACGTCACAATCCCTCGCTGCACCAATCAGAGGCCGCTCCCACTGCCCCGCGTCCTGTCCGGATCACTCTGCGGACTGGGAATTGGCGCCGATCTGGTGCAGTGGCCGCTGCTGTTTAATACAGCAGAAAGCCCCGAATGCTGTCGTTTGTCGTCCTTTCCGGTGCTGAGTGCGGGATGCTGACGTCCCGTGGGATAAAACATGAGAAAGGAAAACACCTTGCAATTAAAGGTCAGCTGGTACAACTTCATTAGTGGAGCAATTATTGGAATATgaaagtgccggaataactcagcaggtgaggaggcattcctggagaacatggatatggaaccacaggtagacaaaaaatgctgaagtaactcaacggttcaggcagcatctcggggaaggaatgggtgacgcttcgggtcgagacccttcttcagactaatgtcaggggagtgggcgggacaaagatagaatgtagtcagagatagGAAGAccggtgggaaaactgggaagggggaggggaaagagagcaaaaacagggactatctgaagttagaaaaatcaatgttcataccactggggtgtaaactacccaaacgaatTATGAggtcctgttgtacttcgtgatctggtatctgttatacctttgttatgaccctggaaggaccacaagtacgtgtttaaaaggtttgaaaactggagttataaaagttgacagtcctgatggcgtgtgggaagaaactccgtctcatcctctccgttttcactgcgtgacagcggaggcgtttgcctgaccgtagcatctggaacagtccgttactggggtggcaggggtccctcataatcttacttgctctggatctgcacctcctgatgtataggaccTGCAGAGCCTactcctgatgtataggccctgccgaacgcactactctctgcagggccatcctgtcctgggcagagcggttcccaaaccagactaatgttgccggacaggatgctctctacagccccagtgtagaagcaatgaaggatcctcagagacactctgaatttcctcagctgtctaatgtgattacccaccagtgcggcaatgtgcattgcccatgtcagatcctctgtgatgcggactcccaagtatttaatactgctcaccctatccacagtagacccatttatctccagtggcgtgtacgtccttggatgtttagcccttctaaagtccacaatcagctccttcgttttagtgacattcaaggaggctattgtcctgacaccagagtgccaaatcagccacctcctcccggtaggccttctcatcgttgtcggagatccggcccaacaccacagtgtcatcagcaaacttgatgatcgagtttgagctgaacctggccccacagtcatgtgtgtacaggggtacagtggggggctaaggacgcaaccctggggggatcctatgttcagggtgaggtatCAACAACGTCTTCTACAACTAACGACGTCCTAAATTCCATGCTAATTGCCTCGAatgttgaaggccaatgtacggAATGCCTTCGCCCCAGCAACAGAGATAGAATGAGCGCAACAAATCTGGAATTTAATTGTTTCATTGCCCATTGTTTGCTAGAACAGTCCAGTAACCGCGCATTCCCGATTATCAAATCCAGTCCACATACCATTTCTAAACTTTATTCGCTCTCTAACCACATATGTGAACCACTGCCGTCATTGACCCGAAAATCTTGACCGCCGGGAAAGCCGATGCTCAGTGTACTAAGATGACAGAATGCAAAGCCATTTAGCAAATATCTCCATGATCTCAGATGGAGCCGCCATCAAACGGCCCGACCAAAGAGTAACCCTCAGTCAGGCAATTGCCCGACACACTCCGACAAGTGGAACAGAGTTCGACCGACTGAATTCTGATGCAATCGGAGCCGAAAGTTTGGTGCTGATCTGCAGACGCTGCCATCGACTATAATCACCAACAACACACTGGAATGCGGAGCAAAGCGCTGCGAATAAAAAAGAAACGAGAGCGGGGGTCAGTGACAGCGGCAGTTTATTCTCCAACAGCCACCTACAGTTCCAGGGAGCTGCCCACACAACCCGCCCTCACACCAATCTCCCGTTTCCATAGAGCCACAGTGCCGACCAATAGAGCCACGGAGAGCAGCGCCGTCACGGCCGCAATTCCAGGAAGGACAAGGGACGGAACATCAGCAGCAGCGTCTGTGGGAACAAGACAGGGTTAGAGCGGCTCCAGGAACTCGCGCCCTTGCCAGTTACAACCACCTCCTTTAC
It encodes:
- the LOC144609376 gene encoding histone H2AX-like, translating into MSGRGKTSGKARAKAKSRSSRAGLQFPVGRVHRHLRKGNYAQRVGAGAPVYLAAVLEYLTAEILELAGNAARDNKKSRIIPRHLQLAVRNDEELNKLLGGVTIAQGGVLPNIQAVLLPKKTGGASK
- the LOC144609375 gene encoding histone H2B 1/2-like; amino-acid sequence: MPETSKAAAKKGAKKALPKPTGKAGKKRRRSRKESYGIYIYKVMKQVHPDTGISSKAMSIMNSFVNDIFERIAGEASRLAHYNKRSTISSREIQTAVRLLLPGELAKHAVSEGTKAVTKYTSSK